ATCGCCGAGGCGCTGCCCAGCGTGATCTGAAAACCTTGAGCAAGAATTTCGTGGCCGAGGATGGGCACGGTCTCCAGGCCACTGGCGACCAAATCGACGTTGAGCTCCCCAATGACAACAACTCCACCGTTCCTGCTTACCATCCGTTCCCTTTCGTATGGCTTCATGCCTATTTTCTGCAAATCGCGATTAATGCTTACTGCATCGATCAAATTATCGTCACGCGAACTTCATCACGTAGCCTCGATACATCGGCTGCGTTCAACAATCCCGGTGATTCCGCAAGACAGTTTGCCGCTCCGCAGGCTGCCGCGATCCGGATTGTTTCTTCCGGTGCCAACCCGAGCGACATCGAATATGCGAACGCTGCAACCACTGCGTCGCCCGAGCCGACGGCGGAACGCATCGCAATAACTGGAGGCGTTGCGTAATACACCGGAGCATCTTTGGCTGGACACCAAACCAAGCCTTCCCTGCCAAGACTGACGGCAGCACTTTTGGCACCTTTCGCCAGCAAGTACCGTACGGCGTCGGCACCCGATCGCACGCACGAGATCGCGGCGCCAATCAGCCATTCTGCTTCATCGCGATTTGGTTTTACAAAATCCAGACCATGTTCGAGCGCCTTGCGGAGCGGGGCACCGCTGGTGTCCAGGAGCACTTTGCAAGAAGCAGCCTGCGCCTGCCGGATGAGGGTCGCATAAAACCCATTGTCCACACCAGGTGGGAGGCTGCCAGACAAGACAACATGGGCGCGTTCTTTGCCTTTCGCGAATATTAGATCGCAGGCACCTTGAAGCGACTTGACCTCTGCGACGGACACCGCCGGACCTGGTTCAAGAATTTCCGTCACCGTGCCATCATCGGCGATTATCTCCAGGTTGATCCGGGTTGGCTGCTGAATGGGAATCGCATGGACATCGATACCAAGTTTCTTCAACCCATCCAGGAGCATTTCACCACTGTGGCCGCCAACGAAACCCAGCCACAGCGGATCGGCCTTCAAGGTCCGCAGCGTCATGGCAACGTGCGCGGCTTTGCCTCCGGGGGCCGGGCTTGCTTCGATGGCGCGATTCACCGCGCCGAGCGTAAGGTTCGGCACTCGCAAGCGCTTGTCAATCGCCGGATTGGGGCTTATGCATATGAACATCGACACAGTCCATGGACAGCTGCTACCAGGAGACGCGAACCGCTTGTGGAACGTCCAGCTGGAGAATCATACCTGGCTTGCTTTGATTGATCCAGTATGCTGGCTCGCCCTCCGTGACCCATTGTTGTCCTGACCAACGCCCCCGTTCTACTTGGACGTTTTTCAGCATTGGCCAACGAAACGTTGCATTCTCGAGCGAGACGTTGACGCGATAACCCACAAATAGAAATTCGTGATCGGAGAGTTGAATCACGATCGCCTGGCCATTCTGAGCACCCGAGACCGCGACACTGGATCCGTTGACCTCTTCTGTTTGCGAGAAAGACTCTCCTGGCGAGTTCGCCATGAAGACTTTCAGCTTGTCGGAGCCGGCATAATAGGAAATCTGCGCCAGCGCCTTGGATAATGAAGAATACGTATCCCGCAACATCCATGCTCCGTTCGCCAGAGTGCCGTCGGGTAGGACGTAAGGCTGGAAGTCCTCAGGATAGGAATCGGTGAGCGCCCACGGCGCGAAAATTGGTGCTCCGAATTGTCCCACTGCCAGATACGCCAGGCGAGAAGCTGTTGGACTGTTGCCGCTATTGGTTTCAGTGATTGCAGGCAGGTTGCGGCTGACGCGGTAACGAAGAAACGGCTTACGCAATTCGTCGACGGTCGCCTCTGAAGGTTTCGCGCAGCTGTTGTCAGGGCGCCACTCGCCACAGAAGTAGGAGTTCACTCCGATGAAAGATAAATTAGGGCAATTCTTTAAGTAGGTGGGCACATCCTCACCGGGCGCACCGCCCACCATCCAGTCGGCGACATTTCCTCCTACAAAGTTTAAGAAGAATGGAAGTGGGTATACGTCAGCTCCTGCGTCAGTAAGACGACGAATCCAGTTGTAGCTTAAATTCCATGCGCTGTAGTGCAGGTCGTCCGCAAAACCCCGTTCACGAAACTTTTGGTTTGAAGCCGGTGAATGATCTCGCCAAAGTTTGGTGTTGGTCCGGTCCCATCCAAATACCGCAATTTCATTTTCCACCTGAATCATCACTACTGTGTGCGACACAGAATCCACTTCCTTTAGGTGCTGCATCAGTGCACGAAAGGCAGCTACCTCCCGCGCAAGAATCGGTTCGTAGTCGTAGGATGCGACATTGTGGTGCGCCACCCCGTCCTCATCTACGGCGCGGGGGTAGGTCTTCTCATCTTCAATAACGTACATCGGAGCGTAGACATCTCCCGCCAGGTTCGCGTAGAGGGTACCGTCGCCGCTGGCATAGTGGCCGAACCAGTTCAAGACCAGTTTCAGGTGATGTTTCTCTGCCATGTGCTTGGCGTGATCTACGTAAGAGAAATCGAACGCTCCTTGTTTGGGCTCGACCATCGACCACTTGACCGGCACTTTCAGCGTGTTCAGTCCCATCTTCTCGGAGGCAGGATAGAGATAGTCATAGCTCGCAAACGTTTTCTCATATCTGCCATAAACGAGATCCCACCATGGGATCTCGACTGCCAGGACGGTGAATGGCATCCCGTCTACGTAGAGAACCTTGCGGCTCCCCACAGCCTCGAAATGGGGAAGCAAATTCTGGCCGGACGGAATTTGCCATCCATCACGATTGTCAGTTTTAGGCAGTAGATCTGCGGCACGCTGAGTCTGTGCGGGCAAGAGAATGGAAGCAAGGCTGAACCACGCGAGCATTGAAGCGAGACGAAATTGAAGGAAACTGGTTTTCATTTCGCACCTGATTGACGGTTCCGTGTGATAGTATCACAGCGTCATGAAAACGTTTGCCCAAAATTTCTATTCTCGCACTCGAATTTCATTTCTGATATGTGCATTGGCATGGCTAACCTTGTCGACCGTACAAGTCAGGGCGGCGGCAGACTCTGACGCTTCCTCTTCCCACGATGTTGGCGAGCGTCCGCGCTTCACAGTCACCCAGCAGGATGGAATCGACTGGCTGGTCCGGCCCAATGGCGAACGTTTCTTTTCCTTCGGGTCCAATTGTGTGGGCCAAGGGATTTTGCAGGCGTCCTATAACCCCAAGAATCCAGGTTACGCGGCTTGGCAGCATTATCCCGATAGCAACAGTTGGGCAAAAACTACGTTGGATCGGCTTCAGTCCTGGGGGCTAACAACGATCGGAGGCTGGAGCGATCTGCAGGTCTTACGGCAGTGCAGCAACATGAACATGGGAATGGTTGCCGTTCTACACCTTGGTTCGACTTCTGGCGCACCGTGGTTCGACATGTGGGACCCTAAAGTCATTGCCAAGATTGACGACACTGCGCGTGCGCAAATCGTTCCCCTGCGTGACGACCCACGGGTTATCGGCTACTTCAGCGATAACGAACTGGGCTGGTGGAACGCATCCTTGTTCCAAATAACCTTGGCGCAGCCGGCGACCAGCGAACAGCGTCGGCGTTTAGTGCAATTGCTGCACGAGATCTATCACAACAATTGGGAAGAACTGAGCGCGGATTTTGTTCCAGAAAAGGCGGGCAACTGGCCCGAACTCGAGCAACACGGCCAGCTCTATCTGCGCCCAGGCGGTCATGGCATTGCAACCATGCGACGCGCTCTTGGCATGCTCGCCGCGCGCTACTACTCTCTCGTACACGACATCATCCGCAAGTATGATCCGCAGGCACTGGTCCTTGGGGATCGATACCAATCGTTTTATTTTCCGGAAGTCGCAAGCGCTGCGGCCCCCTATGTAGACATCATCTCAAGCAATCTTAGTGCCGCTTGGAACGATGGCACCTTTCCGCGATTCTTTCTTACAACATTACACTCATTGACCGGTAAACCGATCCTGGTGAGCGAGTTCTACATGGCCGCACGACAAAACCGCAGCGGCAATCAAAACGACAGTACCGTTTACCCGCTTGTAGAAACGCAGCAGGAACGCGCTGACGGTTTTCGAAATACTATGACCGCGCTGGCGAGAACTCCCTATGTTGTGGGCGCTGACTGGTTTCAGTATTACGACGAACCAACTCACGGCCGCGACGACGGTGAAAACTTTAACTTTGGTTTCGTCGACATTCACGATCGCCCCTACGACCCGCTGGTCAAGGCGGCCGCTGGACTACAGTTGACCAGTCGTAAGACACACCCATTGTTGAATCGACCAAATGCGTCGCTAGGAGTACCGCCCGCACCGTCTGATCCGCTGGGACAATTCCAGCTGACTCTCGCTCTGAAGAACTGGGATCGTGAACGAGGATTCGTTGAGCCGGCTTCGGACAAGCCCTTGGCCGATCTGTATATTTCCTGGGATCAGCATGCGATCTACCTGGGCTTGTACGCACAGGACATGATCGAAGACGCCTACTATCAAGACAAAAAAATCCACCCCGACGATCGCCCCGAGTGGACGGTCACCCTCGGTCCGTCACACAAAGAAATTCGAGCCCGAGTCGGCGCAAGCATGGTGGCAACCGTCAACGAGCCAAGTGTCCAGGTTGTCACCGTTCAGGGCAAGAACCTGAGAGTACAGAACGTAGCTGCCATGCGATTGCCGGCACAGCTGTTCGGCAAGGAAAGTTTCCATGCCGGAGACAAGGTTGAAATCGCTTCTGACTTGGCTGCGTATCTCGATGCCTACCAGGTATCGTGGAAAGGCACGTTCACACTCGCAGGCAAGTAAGCGAGACAATTCGGCTGGTTAACAAGTGCTGATAATCATAATTTGCTCGCGATGGCTCTTCTCCTTGCAGGTTGGTGATCTATCTTTCCTAGCACATGCGCGGTGCTCGAACGTCGTCACATCTGGGCCGAAGCCGATCCGGGCGCTGGATGAACACCCCAAAGCCGCAGATCTATTTTTTGCTACTGATGCTTGCGACGAGTTCAAAGCAATGAGGCTTCGGCTGTGATGCGCTGCGCGCCTGAGCGATCAATTCATCTTCCAACGTATCCAATCTGTCCATCGCTTCACGAACATGCGGCGAGTTCTCGTGCCATAGAGGAACTTGTAATCCCTGCCACCGCACCCGATGAACCGTGTAGTGCCGCAAGGTGAGGCGATATACATCGAGTGCCTGCCGGAGCATCGGTGTGGTAATCCAAGCCAAATTCACACCCTCTGCAAGCTCCTCTCTAGTCCAATTGCCGACCTCCTCGCCATCGATCTTGAGCGTATATCGCGCGGCTGGCAGCCCGGTCACCTTCAGCGGTTCCTGGTCCATGTTACTAACCAAGTCGGAAGAGCGGGCCACCAAGGCCATCACCGGGTCCTGCCAATTGATCGGAAGAGGCAGAGCTTTGTCTTCTTGGGTCCAAGAAAGCGACTTCTTGTCGAAGTCAGATATGTGTGTATTGTCCGCTCTGAAGATGCGTCCGTGCGCCGCATCGATCTCCACTGCGCTTACGGTTGACGAAGCGTGCCAGGTCGTTAGCAGCGCGGCTGCCATTACGAGGTGGCCAGCTTCGGTGGGGTGAATCCTATCGTCGATGATCTTTTGAGCTAACGCGCGATCGATGGTATTGGCGTTTTGTAGCACCGCCACCAGGGGTGCGTTCATGTCAACCACACCGAGATGTTGCTGTTCGGCCAGCTCGCGCACCAACTGCCCATAACGCAGCAGCACGGCATTGTATCCGCCTTCAAATTGAGACGGCCATGTCACATCGTCGAACGGAGACGGCTGGAGCAACGTAATTCGGAGGTCGGAGAACCCAGCATGCAATGAGTCCAGCAGGTGCTGGTAACCCTTGCGATAGCCGTCGAAAAGCGCAGGATCGAACTTCCGATAGTTGCCATCGTTCATCCCAAGCATCACCGTTACAACCGTGGGTCGGTGTGCGATCACATCCCTCGCCAGGCGCTGGTCGATGGCGCCCCCCTCTCCACCCACCACCCAGTCGCCAGCCCAGCCGGAATCGGTGAACTGCACATTCAGATACGGATAACGTGTCGCAACATAGGTTTCGATAAAAGCCGGGTAGTAAGCCTGCTGGGTTATGCTGTCACCGTAGAACACTACGCGATCTTCGGTTTTTAGATAAAAATTATCTTGTGCGTACCCCGGGACCGCGAAACTGAAAATGAGTTGAGGCGCAATCCAAGCTGCAGCAGAAGTCCACTTCCAGGTTTTCATAGGCACCACTCTCTCCATGGTCACAACAAACCCACGTGTCTGGGCAAACTTAGGCTGCTGATGGGCGTCTGGCAAAGAACAAGAAAAGTAAGCAGATGATCGCAAAAAGTCCGAGGCAGCCCGTATTGGCGGGCTGCCCCGGGTATGGGGTTAGAAATCAAGCCGTACAGCAAACTGTCCGGTACGCGGTTGATCATTCACTCCATAAATTTGGCCGAAATCTGCTGCACCAATCGTAGCCTGAATGCCTCCGCATCCATTGATACTGTAGCTGTGGCGATTGAAGAGGTTGTAGAACTCAGTACGGAACGAAAGCCGTGCTTCGGGACCTACAGAAAAGTTCTTCTGCAGGCTGGAGTCTTCGTGGGCACCACCGGGGCACCGAAGTTGAGAGATGGCCATCGGTCCTTTGCCCAATTGGCCAAAAGCCGGCTGGCTGACCACGCTCTGCGGCATGTAACAGGGAGTGTTCGCGAGGCAGTTACTTTGGACCGATGGAAATTTATTGGGATCGTTGGGACCCGTGAAACCGTTCAGGTTCCAATTCGGGTAGAAATTCCCCCATTGCGGCCACAATGGATTCTGGGTACCCACCCGGAAAGGCTGGCCGGAGGTGTATAGAACTACTCCGCTTGCCTGCCATCCACCCACGATCCCATTCAAAATGCGGTTTGTATTCTTCAGCCAATACTGGCCTTTGCCGAATGGGAGCTGGTAAGTGACAAAGCCCTTAACCACGTGGGTTATGTCATACCCAGTGATTGTGTGAGCCTCCTGGCCCATGTGGGAGAAGTCCTGGATTGCTGTGTAAAAGCCGTTACCCTCTTGCTGAGCAGACCAGCTGTTACCCTCCTGGCGTGACCAGGTGTAGCTCGTGTCCATGGTCAGATTGCCGCCTGCGTGTTTCACAACGTCGACAACCATGGAGTCGTAATAGCTTTGCCCTGATGGCAGACCGACATACAGCAGATTCGGGTAGTACCAGTAATTCGACATCGCCTGCGCCAACTGCGGGAAGGGTGCAATCGCGGACAGCAGCGGCCCGCAGAATCCGGTATAGGGATATTGCACGCCATAGCTCGCGGCATCAGCCGCGCTGCACACATAGTGATTGAATCCGTTCAGATCCGGATTCTGGGCGGCCAGACGCAACATGGTCGAAGTGGGTCCCTCGTTGTAAGCGAGCGAGCTATCGCTTAGCCGGTGTCCACGGTTACCTACATACGCGGCTTCCACCCTCATTGTAGGGGTCAGTTCATATTGCACGCCAAGATTGAAGGCGTCACTGTAGCCTACACGTAGCGCTCTAGGATCCACGGACGTTAATGGGAACAGCGTGGTCGGATCCACGTTCTTGTTG
This Edaphobacter bradus DNA region includes the following protein-coding sequences:
- a CDS encoding SGNH/GDSL hydrolase family protein, producing the protein MKTWKWTSAAAWIAPQLIFSFAVPGYAQDNFYLKTEDRVVFYGDSITQQAYYPAFIETYVATRYPYLNVQFTDSGWAGDWVVGGEGGAIDQRLARDVIAHRPTVVTVMLGMNDGNYRKFDPALFDGYRKGYQHLLDSLHAGFSDLRITLLQPSPFDDVTWPSQFEGGYNAVLLRYGQLVRELAEQQHLGVVDMNAPLVAVLQNANTIDRALAQKIIDDRIHPTEAGHLVMAAALLTTWHASSTVSAVEIDAAHGRIFRADNTHISDFDKKSLSWTQEDKALPLPINWQDPVMALVARSSDLVSNMDQEPLKVTGLPAARYTLKIDGEEVGNWTREELAEGVNLAWITTPMLRQALDVYRLTLRHYTVHRVRWQGLQVPLWHENSPHVREAMDRLDTLEDELIAQARSASQPKPHCFELVASISSKK
- a CDS encoding DUF5597 domain-containing protein produces the protein MKTSFLQFRLASMLAWFSLASILLPAQTQRAADLLPKTDNRDGWQIPSGQNLLPHFEAVGSRKVLYVDGMPFTVLAVEIPWWDLVYGRYEKTFASYDYLYPASEKMGLNTLKVPVKWSMVEPKQGAFDFSYVDHAKHMAEKHHLKLVLNWFGHYASGDGTLYANLAGDVYAPMYVIEDEKTYPRAVDEDGVAHHNVASYDYEPILAREVAAFRALMQHLKEVDSVSHTVVMIQVENEIAVFGWDRTNTKLWRDHSPASNQKFRERGFADDLHYSAWNLSYNWIRRLTDAGADVYPLPFFLNFVGGNVADWMVGGAPGEDVPTYLKNCPNLSFIGVNSYFCGEWRPDNSCAKPSEATVDELRKPFLRYRVSRNLPAITETNSGNSPTASRLAYLAVGQFGAPIFAPWALTDSYPEDFQPYVLPDGTLANGAWMLRDTYSSLSKALAQISYYAGSDKLKVFMANSPGESFSQTEEVNGSSVAVSGAQNGQAIVIQLSDHEFLFVGYRVNVSLENATFRWPMLKNVQVERGRWSGQQWVTEGEPAYWINQSKPGMILQLDVPQAVRVSW
- a CDS encoding 1-phosphofructokinase family hexose kinase → MFICISPNPAIDKRLRVPNLTLGAVNRAIEASPAPGGKAAHVAMTLRTLKADPLWLGFVGGHSGEMLLDGLKKLGIDVHAIPIQQPTRINLEIIADDGTVTEILEPGPAVSVAEVKSLQGACDLIFAKGKERAHVVLSGSLPPGVDNGFYATLIRQAQAASCKVLLDTSGAPLRKALEHGLDFVKPNRDEAEWLIGAAISCVRSGADAVRYLLAKGAKSAAVSLGREGLVWCPAKDAPVYYATPPVIAMRSAVGSGDAVVAAFAYSMSLGLAPEETIRIAAACGAANCLAESPGLLNAADVSRLRDEVRVTII